In one Bacteroidota bacterium genomic region, the following are encoded:
- a CDS encoding response regulator transcription factor has product MGKIKVILVDDHQMFRDGVKSVLSDEENIAIIGEVGHANDLYKLLESTSPDLIITDISMPDISGIDITKYVSKNFPEINILILSMHSNEEFITKALNAGANGYLPKDTSMNELLQAINIIAKGENYFNKGISDTILKSMVNKSKISKNDNLTSRELEIVHQVVEGLSNKEIAEKLNISVRTVDSHKNNILHKLGLKSSVELVKYAIKNNLVMLD; this is encoded by the coding sequence ATGGGAAAAATTAAGGTCATATTGGTGGATGATCATCAGATGTTCAGAGATGGAGTCAAATCGGTTTTATCAGATGAAGAAAACATAGCGATTATTGGCGAAGTTGGACATGCAAACGACTTATATAAATTGCTGGAATCTACCTCACCTGATCTGATTATTACCGACATTTCGATGCCTGACATTTCCGGAATCGATATCACAAAATATGTCTCCAAAAACTTTCCCGAAATCAACATTTTAATTCTTTCCATGCATTCAAACGAAGAGTTTATCACAAAAGCCTTAAATGCCGGAGCAAATGGATATTTACCCAAGGATACCAGCATGAATGAGCTTCTCCAAGCCATCAACATTATTGCTAAAGGGGAGAATTATTTCAACAAAGGAATTTCAGATACCATTCTAAAGTCAATGGTCAACAAATCTAAGATTTCAAAAAATGATAACTTAACTTCCCGTGAATTAGAAATTGTTCATCAGGTGGTTGAGGGTTTATCAAACAAAGAGATTGCAGAGAAATTAAATATTAGTGTCAGAACTGTTGATTCCCATAAGAATAACATTTTACATAAACTCGGCTTAAAATCTTCTGTCGAATTGGTAAAATACGCCATTAAAAACAATCTGGTTATGCTAGATTAA
- a CDS encoding ammonium transporter: MFDTGSTTFMVLCTSLVMLMTPGLAFFYGGLASKRNILGIMVQTFVSLGITTIMWVTIGYSLCFSGGEGGIIGNLDFAFLKGIAFDQAYDNGKYPVYIFIAYQMMFAIITPALITGAFVNRVTFKAYLIFLVLWQLFVYYPFVHMVWGGGILAEWGVLDFAGGIVVHATAGFAALASVFYVGKRRDTNSPPNSIPLVAIGTGLLWFGWYGFNAGSELDVDAISTLAFLNTDVAASFAAITWLVIEWIKTGQPKFVGLLTGAVAGLATITPAAGFVPIWAAMLIGIAAGAVCFLAVQMKNKWGWDDALDVWGVHGIGGTLGTILLGVFAFSHINGQAGLLEGDVSFFLKELTAVVIAAVYAFGFTYLMLVVINLISPVKATEEQEEMGIDQALHGEVAYDSGAL; the protein is encoded by the coding sequence ATGTTCGACACAGGTTCAACAACATTTATGGTTTTATGTACAAGCTTGGTGATGCTTATGACACCGGGTTTGGCATTCTTTTACGGCGGTTTAGCCAGTAAAAGAAACATTCTGGGAATCATGGTACAAACATTTGTATCGCTTGGAATTACAACAATTATGTGGGTAACCATTGGTTATTCGCTATGTTTTAGCGGTGGCGAAGGAGGCATCATTGGTAACCTTGATTTCGCTTTTTTAAAAGGAATTGCATTTGATCAGGCCTACGATAATGGGAAATATCCGGTTTACATATTTATTGCCTATCAAATGATGTTCGCGATCATAACTCCTGCGCTTATTACGGGTGCATTTGTAAATCGTGTAACCTTTAAAGCCTATCTCATTTTCTTGGTGCTATGGCAATTATTTGTTTACTATCCATTTGTACACATGGTATGGGGTGGCGGAATACTTGCCGAATGGGGCGTTTTAGACTTTGCCGGAGGTATAGTTGTTCATGCAACCGCTGGTTTTGCTGCACTTGCTTCCGTATTTTATGTAGGTAAACGTCGCGACACCAACTCTCCTCCCAACAGTATTCCATTGGTTGCCATTGGCACCGGTTTATTATGGTTTGGCTGGTATGGTTTCAATGCGGGAAGTGAATTGGATGTTGATGCAATATCAACTTTGGCATTTTTAAATACCGATGTTGCCGCATCTTTTGCCGCAATAACCTGGCTAGTTATCGAATGGATTAAAACTGGTCAACCTAAATTTGTGGGATTATTAACCGGTGCTGTTGCAGGTTTGGCAACCATCACTCCTGCTGCCGGATTTGTACCTATTTGGGCTGCTATGCTTATTGGTATTGCAGCTGGTGCTGTTTGTTTCCTGGCAGTTCAAATGAAAAACAAATGGGGTTGGGACGATGCATTAGATGTTTGGGGAGTTCATGGTATTGGTGGAACTCTTGGCACTATATTATTAGGAGTTTTCGCTTTCTCACATATTAATGGTCAGGCCGGGCTCTTGGAAGGAGATGTAAGTTTCTTTTTAAAAGAACTCACGGCAGTGGTGATTGCAGCAGTTTATGCTTTTGGATTTACCTATTTAATGTTGGTGGTTATTAATCTGATATCTCCGGTAAAAGCAACCGAAGAACAAGAAGAAATGGGCATAGACCAGGCGCTGCATGGTGAAGTTGCTTACGATTCGGGTGCATTATAA
- a CDS encoding ATP-binding protein yields MQNLIGRKHEIEILLKALKSNKSELIAIYGRRRVGKTFLVREVYKNYIQFEIAGIHNVTLKQQLHNFHLTLSVKNTNFQKPSYWIEAFHQLGLYLNKLKITKKKVIFIDEFPWLDTRKSKFLPAFDNFWNSYASKRDDLVVVICGSAASYMIQNIIKSKGGLHNRLTEKIQLAPFNLYETEQLFRKNKVKLSRYDILQIYMAMGGIPHYLERISSGESVAQAINRLCFRRDGFLRSEFENIFASLFEQHENHALIIRTLASIRKGLTRTEIVTRGKIASGGTLTKTLTELEESGFIEKYIPYQGNKDAIYRLSDEYSMFYIKYIENTKASDNDIWMKMYQDSSYKIWSGFSFETICMKHLAQIKEGLKISGINAFQGSWIEKNSTNSAQIDLLIDRDDNVINLCEMKFYNTEYAIDKKYANEIAKKVNAFSDCTKTKKSVFVTFITTYGLIQNQYSKQYVQNELTMDHLFIDL; encoded by the coding sequence ATGCAAAATTTAATTGGGCGCAAACATGAGATTGAAATTTTATTAAAGGCTCTAAAAAGCAATAAATCAGAACTAATTGCCATATATGGACGCCGTAGGGTTGGGAAGACATTTCTGGTTCGGGAGGTTTATAAAAATTATATCCAATTTGAAATAGCGGGTATCCACAATGTTACTTTAAAACAACAACTCCATAATTTCCACCTCACACTTTCGGTCAAAAATACCAATTTCCAAAAGCCTTCATATTGGATTGAAGCCTTTCATCAATTGGGACTATACCTTAACAAGCTTAAGATTACAAAGAAGAAAGTAATTTTTATTGATGAATTCCCTTGGTTGGATACCCGAAAGTCAAAATTTCTTCCGGCATTTGATAATTTCTGGAACAGCTATGCGTCAAAAAGAGATGATTTAGTGGTAGTTATTTGCGGTTCAGCAGCATCCTATATGATCCAAAATATTATCAAAAGCAAAGGAGGGCTCCATAATAGGTTAACCGAAAAAATCCAATTAGCACCATTTAATTTATATGAAACCGAACAGCTTTTCAGAAAAAATAAAGTTAAGCTTTCCAGATACGATATACTGCAAATTTATATGGCTATGGGAGGAATCCCCCATTACCTCGAAAGAATTTCATCAGGTGAAAGTGTTGCCCAAGCTATTAACCGTTTATGCTTTAGGAGGGATGGTTTTTTAAGATCTGAATTTGAAAATATTTTTGCTTCCCTTTTTGAGCAGCACGAAAACCATGCATTGATCATCAGGACATTGGCATCTATCAGAAAGGGCTTAACCAGAACCGAAATTGTAACCCGTGGAAAAATCGCATCGGGAGGCACTTTAACAAAGACATTAACTGAACTGGAAGAATCGGGGTTCATTGAAAAGTACATCCCCTATCAGGGAAATAAAGATGCTATCTATAGGTTATCTGATGAATATTCGATGTTTTATATCAAATATATCGAAAACACAAAAGCATCCGACAATGATATTTGGATGAAGATGTATCAGGATTCATCCTACAAAATCTGGTCGGGTTTTAGTTTTGAAACCATCTGCATGAAACATCTTGCACAGATAAAAGAAGGCTTAAAAATTTCTGGGATTAATGCATTCCAAGGTAGTTGGATCGAGAAAAATTCAACAAACAGTGCACAGATTGATTTGCTAATTGATCGAGATGACAATGTAATCAATCTTTGTGAAATGAAATTTTACAATACCGAATATGCCATCGATAAAAAATACGCCAATGAAATTGCAAAAAAAGTAAATGCTTTTTCTGACTGTACCAAAACGAAAAAGAGTGTATTTGTAACCTTTATAACAACTTACGGACTTATTCAAAATCAATATAGCAAGCAATATGTGCAAAATGAGCTCACGATGGATCATCTTTTTATTGATTTATAA
- a CDS encoding transporter suffix domain-containing protein has product MQKKNWKLRLGLILIIVSIPLFLSLPFIPFLNLENNQKLTFTTIVFISAEVLFWSGGILVGKELFQKYKSLLNPKTWFKKRSKKT; this is encoded by the coding sequence ATGCAAAAAAAGAACTGGAAACTCAGATTAGGATTAATTCTTATTATTGTTTCGATTCCACTGTTTTTATCCTTGCCTTTCATTCCTTTTCTTAATTTAGAAAATAACCAGAAGCTAACCTTTACGACAATTGTTTTCATCTCGGCTGAAGTGCTCTTTTGGTCGGGCGGAATTTTGGTTGGGAAGGAATTATTTCAGAAATATAAATCCCTCCTAAATCCTAAAACCTGGTTTAAAAAAAGATCAAAAAAAACTTAA
- a CDS encoding MBL fold metallo-hydrolase, translated as MKEIFKKTLLGIGILIALIVIFIVGYMLKAKSEIKKMTPTETKEIIANIYSIKDSFTNMYLIKDSATYIAIDAGNDLEVISEELKKLNIKPDQVTAVLLTHTDADHVAALSLFKNAEVYLSKQEEQLLTGEKSRFLFFGNTIDAEEYTLIEDQQIFNIGNLKIQGILTPGHTVGAMCYLVDDKYLFVGDVLSIKDGKIDKFNTFANTDTKTAIKSIALITKLPYAEYIFTAHYGYTNNYKTAVESWK; from the coding sequence ATGAAAGAAATCTTTAAAAAAACGCTCTTAGGAATAGGGATCTTAATTGCATTAATTGTGATTTTCATTGTTGGATACATGTTAAAAGCAAAATCAGAAATCAAAAAAATGACCCCCACCGAAACGAAAGAGATTATTGCAAACATCTATTCGATCAAGGATTCGTTCACAAATATGTACCTGATAAAAGACAGTGCCACGTATATCGCAATAGATGCAGGAAACGATTTAGAAGTGATCTCGGAAGAATTAAAAAAACTGAATATTAAACCTGACCAAGTTACGGCAGTGCTTTTGACCCATACCGATGCGGACCATGTCGCTGCCCTGAGTTTATTTAAAAATGCCGAAGTCTATCTTTCAAAACAGGAAGAGCAACTCCTTACCGGAGAAAAGTCCCGATTCTTATTTTTTGGAAATACCATTGATGCTGAAGAATACACCCTGATTGAGGACCAACAAATTTTTAATATCGGAAATTTAAAGATTCAAGGGATTCTAACCCCGGGACATACAGTTGGTGCAATGTGCTATCTGGTTGACGATAAGTATTTGTTCGTTGGAGATGTCCTAAGTATAAAGGATGGAAAGATTGATAAGTTCAATACATTTGCGAATACTGATACCAAAACAGCAATTAAATCTATCGCATTAATCACAAAATTACCCTATGCAGAATATATATTTACTGCCCACTACGGATATACCAACAATTATAAAACTGCAGTTGAATCATGGAAATAA
- a CDS encoding DUF3788 domain-containing protein, with translation MEISIFTNKSIIPGNDDLKSPLGETYPFWFLLRDYVFDKYPTAKEEWNYPGKNYGWSFRIKDKNRAIIYFLPREGYFKVAFVFGQKATDQVMASRISEEIKTELRNAKVYMEGRGIGIEVRDESKLPDIKNLIEIKISN, from the coding sequence ATGGAAATAAGCATTTTTACCAACAAATCTATTATCCCCGGTAATGATGATTTGAAATCTCCGCTGGGTGAAACCTACCCATTTTGGTTTTTATTAAGGGATTATGTTTTTGATAAATATCCGACCGCCAAGGAAGAATGGAATTACCCGGGGAAAAATTACGGTTGGAGTTTTCGTATTAAGGATAAAAACCGGGCAATCATTTACTTTTTGCCTCGCGAGGGATATTTTAAAGTGGCCTTTGTATTTGGGCAAAAAGCAACAGATCAGGTGATGGCTTCCCGGATTTCCGAAGAAATTAAAACCGAACTGCGAAACGCTAAGGTTTACATGGAAGGCAGAGGTATTGGAATAGAAGTTAGAGATGAATCAAAATTGCCAGACATTAAGAATCTGATTGAGATAAAAATATCCAACTAG
- a CDS encoding DUF3472 domain-containing protein produces the protein MPISKSVLLIFSILLIPFTYAHSQQHVERNTDTTIVIATSGNSWVVNDPFQSSEVISSDGITNWTNQDQIIRTYFYVDKPGQISLSLKIKTEKGSSVIKVGVGDFSKNIIINNAEFEQIDIGNFEVHSAGYHFIELKGLEKEGNTFADVMEIKLTYDSSKNAIKYIADDFYFGRRGPSTHLLFQTPPEIDDIEWFYNEIEIDENQDAIGSYFMACGFTGGYFGIQVNSETERRILFSIWSPYNTDDPKSIPEEYRIKLLSKGDGVTTGEFGDEGSGGQSYKIFPWNVKTRYKFIISAKPTDNESTDYTAYFCDPKEGTWNLIASFRKPKTHSYLTRLYSFLENFIPETGIISRQGGFYNQWIRDSKGKWHEINEARFSADATAKKGSRLDYSGGIKNDGFYLKNCGFTNDHLKIGTPLKRPQNGTSPSVNINELDKINNSHKIQ, from the coding sequence ATGCCAATCTCAAAATCGGTTCTATTGATCTTCAGCATCCTTTTAATTCCCTTTACATATGCCCATTCACAACAACATGTCGAGAGAAATACTGATACTACAATTGTAATTGCTACTTCCGGAAACAGTTGGGTTGTGAACGACCCTTTTCAATCATCGGAAGTAATTTCTTCGGATGGAATTACGAATTGGACAAATCAGGACCAAATTATCCGTACTTACTTTTACGTTGATAAACCCGGACAAATCAGCTTGTCCTTAAAAATAAAAACAGAAAAAGGTTCATCTGTTATTAAAGTTGGGGTTGGCGATTTTTCGAAAAATATTATAATTAACAATGCCGAATTTGAGCAAATTGATATTGGCAATTTTGAGGTTCATTCTGCAGGTTACCATTTCATCGAATTGAAAGGATTAGAAAAAGAAGGAAACACTTTTGCAGATGTTATGGAAATTAAACTCACTTATGATTCTTCAAAAAATGCGATTAAATACATAGCCGATGATTTTTATTTTGGGAGAAGGGGGCCATCTACCCATTTACTTTTCCAAACTCCGCCTGAAATTGATGATATTGAATGGTTTTATAATGAAATAGAAATCGATGAAAATCAGGATGCCATTGGATCCTATTTTATGGCATGCGGCTTTACCGGCGGATACTTTGGAATACAGGTGAATTCAGAAACTGAACGAAGAATTTTGTTTTCGATTTGGAGCCCTTATAATACCGACGATCCCAAAAGCATTCCTGAAGAATACCGGATCAAATTACTTTCAAAAGGAGATGGAGTTACAACAGGAGAATTTGGAGATGAAGGATCGGGAGGGCAGAGTTATAAAATATTTCCATGGAATGTTAAGACCCGATATAAATTCATCATCAGTGCTAAACCGACCGATAATGAATCAACGGACTACACAGCTTATTTTTGCGATCCAAAGGAAGGAACTTGGAATTTGATAGCCAGCTTTCGTAAACCAAAAACGCATTCATATCTAACCCGACTTTACTCTTTTTTAGAAAATTTCATCCCCGAAACAGGAATTATCAGTAGGCAAGGTGGCTTTTATAATCAATGGATTAGAGATTCGAAAGGAAAATGGCACGAAATTAATGAAGCCCGGTTCTCTGCCGATGCTACTGCAAAAAAAGGTTCACGTCTCGACTATTCAGGAGGAATCAAAAATGATGGCTTTTATTTAAAAAATTGTGGCTTTACCAACGATCATCTAAAAATTGGAACACCTCTTAAGCGTCCCCAAAATGGCACTTCGCCTTCCGTTAATATTAATGAACTTGATAAAATAAATAACTCCCATAAAATTCAATAA
- a CDS encoding DUF3795 domain-containing protein has product MMIAPCGMNCALCYAYQRDKNKCDGCWGAYEQKPNSCRKCSITNCEHLAKTESKFCYDCEKFPCKRLKQLDERYRTKYHMSMLENLSNIRTYGIDVFINNERERWKCAHCGATFCVHHHCCSNCGKN; this is encoded by the coding sequence ATGATGATAGCCCCATGCGGAATGAATTGTGCGTTGTGTTATGCATACCAACGGGATAAAAATAAATGTGATGGTTGTTGGGGCGCTTATGAGCAAAAACCTAACTCATGCAGAAAATGCAGCATTACTAATTGTGAACATCTTGCAAAAACCGAGTCGAAGTTTTGTTACGATTGCGAAAAATTTCCTTGCAAAAGGTTGAAACAGTTGGATGAAAGATACAGGACTAAATACCACATGAGCATGCTTGAAAATCTTTCAAATATTAGAACATACGGAATAGATGTTTTTATTAATAATGAACGTGAAAGATGGAAATGCGCTCATTGCGGTGCTACCTTTTGTGTTCACCATCATTGTTGCTCAAATTGTGGAAAAAATTAA
- a CDS encoding GH92 family glycosyl hydrolase has translation MKKQIKLLSFFILMSSCQFQKNKMDTISDSPNNNGNLTQYVNPLIGTKNMGHTFPGATTPFGMVQLSPETNQQVMYIDGKYNPDTYRYCSGYQYDDTTIFGFSHTHFSGTGHSDLGDFLVMPTVGKLNLNPGDANIPESGYHSQFSHQNEFAEPGYYKVRLDDYNINAELTASDRVGFHQYTFPETDSAHIILDLISNIYNYDDKNVWTFVRVENDSLVTGYRQTHGWARTRTVYFAMQFSKPFYQYGHKKYDEMKYNGFYRRFNEAENFPEMAGKNIRAYFDFKTEKNEQIKIKFALSSVSTNGALNNLKAEIPHWDFDKVKAETQQKWNIELSKIAVETETLEQKETFYSAMYHSMLSPIIYEDVDGSYRGLDQNIYLSDGFINYTIFSLWDTYRALHPLFNIIQPKRNNDMIKSMLAHHDQSVHKMLPIWSHYANENWCMIGYHSVSVIADAIAKGTTDVDLNRALKACENTSTVPYFDGLDYYISKGYVPEDKSSSSVSKTLEFAYDDWCISQIAKKAGNEQSSLTYQKRSKNYVNVYDPEIGYMRPKLADGTWRPEFNPIDTHGQGFIEGNAWNYGLYVPHEIDNMISMMGGKDKFSAHLDMIFTTPIEDKFIEKNEDITRDGIIGNYVHGNEPGHHMPYLYNWTNDAWKTQERVRMIMKTMYSNKEDGLCGNDDAGQMSAWYIFSALGFYPVTPGSDEYAIGSPMVNKATIQLENGKTLIINTINQSSENVYVEKVEINGKVIVGNILKHSNIANGGQITFYLRNNHKEI, from the coding sequence ATGAAAAAACAAATAAAACTTCTCTCATTTTTTATTTTAATGAGTTCCTGTCAATTTCAAAAAAATAAGATGGATACAATTTCTGATTCTCCAAATAATAATGGAAATCTAACCCAATATGTAAATCCTTTGATTGGCACCAAAAATATGGGCCATACGTTTCCGGGGGCAACCACACCTTTCGGGATGGTACAATTAAGCCCCGAAACCAATCAACAAGTGATGTATATTGATGGTAAATACAATCCCGATACTTATAGATATTGCTCAGGATATCAATATGATGATACCACCATTTTCGGGTTCAGTCATACCCATTTTAGCGGAACGGGGCATTCTGATTTAGGTGATTTTTTGGTCATGCCAACCGTTGGAAAATTAAATTTAAATCCCGGTGACGCGAACATACCCGAAAGTGGTTATCATTCGCAATTTTCGCATCAAAATGAATTTGCTGAACCCGGATATTATAAGGTTCGATTAGACGACTACAACATCAATGCTGAATTAACAGCTTCCGACAGAGTTGGATTTCATCAGTATACTTTTCCGGAGACCGACAGTGCACATATTATTTTGGATTTGATTTCAAACATTTATAATTACGACGATAAAAATGTTTGGACCTTTGTGCGTGTTGAAAACGACTCACTTGTGACAGGCTACAGGCAAACCCATGGCTGGGCCCGCACCCGGACCGTTTATTTTGCCATGCAATTTTCGAAGCCATTTTATCAATACGGTCATAAAAAATATGATGAAATGAAGTACAATGGCTTTTATCGACGATTTAACGAAGCTGAAAACTTCCCTGAAATGGCTGGCAAAAATATCCGGGCCTATTTCGATTTCAAGACAGAAAAAAACGAGCAAATTAAAATCAAATTTGCCCTTTCTTCGGTCAGTACAAATGGAGCTTTAAATAATTTAAAGGCGGAAATTCCACATTGGGATTTTGATAAAGTGAAAGCTGAAACCCAACAAAAATGGAATATAGAATTATCAAAAATCGCAGTCGAAACAGAAACGCTCGAGCAAAAAGAGACCTTCTATTCAGCCATGTACCACAGCATGCTCAGCCCCATTATATATGAAGATGTGGATGGTTCTTACCGTGGGTTGGATCAAAATATTTATCTATCGGATGGATTTATAAATTATACCATTTTCTCCCTTTGGGATACTTACCGCGCACTGCATCCACTGTTCAACATCATTCAACCTAAAAGGAATAACGACATGATCAAATCGATGTTGGCTCATCACGACCAGAGCGTGCATAAGATGTTGCCCATTTGGAGCCATTATGCCAATGAAAACTGGTGTATGATTGGTTATCACTCGGTTTCGGTAATTGCCGATGCCATTGCAAAAGGCACCACAGATGTAGATTTGAACAGGGCATTAAAAGCATGTGAAAACACATCTACAGTTCCTTATTTTGATGGTTTGGATTATTATATTAGTAAAGGTTACGTACCCGAAGATAAGAGTTCTTCTTCCGTATCCAAAACTTTGGAATTTGCTTACGACGACTGGTGTATTTCTCAAATTGCTAAGAAAGCCGGCAATGAACAATCCTCATTAACTTATCAAAAACGCTCCAAAAATTATGTGAATGTTTATGATCCTGAAATTGGATATATGCGACCCAAGCTGGCCGATGGAACCTGGCGCCCTGAGTTTAACCCGATTGATACCCACGGACAGGGCTTTATTGAAGGAAATGCCTGGAATTACGGATTATACGTACCTCATGAAATTGATAATATGATTTCGATGATGGGTGGAAAAGACAAATTCTCTGCTCATCTTGATATGATTTTCACCACTCCGATTGAAGATAAATTCATCGAAAAAAATGAAGATATCACACGTGATGGCATCATCGGGAATTATGTGCATGGAAACGAACCCGGGCATCACATGCCTTATTTGTACAACTGGACCAACGACGCATGGAAAACACAAGAAAGGGTTAGGATGATCATGAAAACCATGTACAGCAATAAAGAAGACGGTTTGTGTGGCAATGACGATGCCGGACAGATGAGTGCCTGGTATATTTTCAGTGCTCTGGGTTTTTATCCCGTAACTCCGGGCTCAGATGAATATGCGATTGGCAGTCCGATGGTTAACAAAGCAACCATTCAGCTTGAAAATGGAAAAACCTTAATTATCAATACGATCAACCAAAGCTCTGAGAATGTTTATGTCGAAAAAGTAGAAATTAACGGAAAAGTTATTGTAGGAAATATTTTAAAACATAGTAACATTGCTAACGGCGGGCAGATAACTTTTTATTTGCGGAATAACCATAAAGAGATCTAA
- a CDS encoding radical SAM protein, translated as MHYLNILGEKKPIPPYPHHKDYIYRCYRFFEVDNLFSFLTINGKFRLIKEYLTNRKYKISIPRDLLIDPTSSCNLKCKGCWAADYDRNNNLSFEKLDEILTEAEKLGVMDIVMSGGEPLMRKNDIIELCRKHHKLTFAMFTNGTLIDEAFADEMAELGNLNAFISIEGFKQENDFRRGEGTFDKVVAAMDLLKKRDIGFGFSACYHAKNYETIASDEFLDFIRLKGAWFGWLFNYIPVGSDADVSLCLNAKQRRFVKEKIEQYSLKHKYAIIDFANCGHKAFGCVAAGNDFVHINANGDVEPCAFCHYSDTNINDKSLEEALRSPFFKKFRRAKPFSSNFMRPCPMVDVPEAIVELTKLEGVKSTHLNNPESAEQLVRKTIPFADAWKPVADEMYKDLPKKQKRRLNIISRLYLRSNNIVNR; from the coding sequence ATGCATTACCTTAATATTTTAGGAGAAAAAAAACCTATACCACCTTATCCACATCATAAAGATTATATTTACAGATGTTATCGCTTCTTTGAAGTAGATAATTTATTTTCTTTTCTTACCATTAATGGTAAATTCAGACTTATCAAAGAATATCTTACCAATCGCAAGTATAAAATTTCAATTCCACGCGATTTACTTATTGATCCAACAAGTTCTTGTAACTTAAAATGTAAAGGGTGTTGGGCCGCCGACTATGACAGAAACAATAACTTATCCTTTGAAAAACTTGATGAAATCCTTACAGAAGCTGAAAAGCTCGGAGTGATGGATATAGTAATGAGCGGTGGCGAACCACTTATGCGTAAAAACGACATTATTGAGCTTTGCCGCAAGCACCATAAACTCACATTTGCAATGTTTACCAACGGAACGCTTATTGATGAAGCTTTCGCAGATGAAATGGCCGAACTTGGTAATTTAAATGCTTTTATCAGTATCGAAGGGTTTAAGCAAGAGAATGACTTTAGGAGAGGTGAAGGTACATTTGATAAAGTAGTCGCAGCCATGGATCTTTTGAAAAAAAGGGATATCGGGTTTGGATTCTCGGCCTGCTATCATGCTAAAAATTACGAAACCATTGCAAGCGACGAGTTTCTTGATTTTATACGGTTGAAAGGTGCATGGTTTGGTTGGCTGTTTAATTATATCCCTGTTGGAAGCGACGCAGATGTTTCATTGTGTTTGAATGCAAAACAACGTCGGTTTGTAAAAGAAAAAATCGAGCAGTATTCTCTCAAGCATAAATACGCCATCATTGATTTTGCCAATTGCGGACATAAAGCTTTCGGTTGTGTTGCTGCCGGGAATGATTTTGTACACATCAATGCAAATGGAGATGTTGAACCTTGCGCATTCTGCCATTATTCGGATACAAACATCAATGATAAATCGCTTGAAGAGGCGTTGCGCTCACCCTTTTTTAAAAAATTCCGAAGAGCAAAACCTTTTTCATCGAACTTTATGCGACCCTGCCCTATGGTAGATGTTCCCGAAGCAATCGTTGAACTCACTAAGTTAGAAGGAGTTAAATCGACCCATCTCAATAATCCTGAATCAGCTGAACAGTTAGTTCGAAAGACCATTCCCTTTGCTGATGCCTGGAAACCTGTTGCAGACGAAATGTATAAAGATCTCCCTAAAAAGCAGAAGAGAAGGCTGAATATTATTTCTAGGCTTTATTTGCGCTCTAACAATATTGTTAACCGTTAA
- a CDS encoding YdeI/OmpD-associated family protein, which produces MNLDHIHFKTRNDFREWLKINHDKSIGIWIIFHKKHTQRETISYDEALDEALCFGWIDSTKKGLDDEKYIWKFTPRTNIKNWSDINKMRVNKLIKTGLMTEAGLNKIDLFLSTGKVDWKVEAKQKLPKEALNIPEFIVEYFEKHEPALANFNKLAPSHKRNYILWIADAKRPETKIKRLTESVMLLLKNEKLGMK; this is translated from the coding sequence ATGAATCTTGATCACATCCACTTTAAAACCAGAAATGATTTCAGGGAATGGCTAAAAATCAATCATGATAAAAGCATTGGCATCTGGATCATTTTCCATAAAAAACACACTCAGAGAGAAACCATCTCTTATGATGAAGCTCTTGACGAAGCATTGTGTTTCGGATGGATCGATAGCACAAAAAAAGGGTTGGATGATGAAAAATATATCTGGAAATTCACTCCCAGAACCAATATAAAAAACTGGTCGGACATCAATAAAATGAGGGTTAACAAATTAATTAAAACCGGATTGATGACTGAAGCAGGATTGAATAAAATAGACCTTTTTTTAAGCACCGGAAAAGTTGACTGGAAAGTTGAAGCAAAACAAAAACTCCCCAAAGAAGCATTGAATATCCCCGAATTTATCGTCGAATATTTTGAAAAACATGAGCCCGCCCTTGCCAATTTCAATAAATTAGCTCCATCCCATAAAAGAAATTATATATTATGGATTGCAGACGCTAAACGACCAGAGACAAAAATTAAAAGACTTACCGAATCGGTAATGTTATTATTAAAAAATGAAAAATTAGGAATGAAATGA